Proteins co-encoded in one Candidatus Cloacimonadota bacterium genomic window:
- the rffA gene encoding dTDP-4-amino-4,6-dideoxygalactose transaminase — protein MKIPFNKPLVLGTEILYLNSVIKRKKFSSRGEFIKKGSDLLEKYIGCNKVLLTSSCTGALEIALSSLGLKPEDEVIIPAFEHCSIANALASAGVEIVWCDIREDTKNIDESLIEGLITKKTKVIIPVHYAGIPCEIEKISDICKKNNLFLIEDAAQSIGSRFNEKPAGSFGDMAITSFHETKNVHCGEGGALIINNPKLVTKAEKVFQKGTNRKDFDRGLTENWTWQILGKHFMMSELQAAFLYPQLLELEKINSNRLQSWHYYYQLLAEFFPKKKLPFVPQNVSYNAHLFYLVLENSQQRKEMIDFLNSKGIQAVFHYQPLHRAPFWKGKYKNVQLPVTEKIAETILRLPMFYKLKKEEIEFVVKNIKISLQ, from the coding sequence ATGAAAATTCCATTCAATAAGCCATTAGTTCTGGGAACTGAAATTCTCTATTTGAATTCCGTGATTAAAAGGAAAAAATTTTCATCACGCGGTGAATTCATCAAAAAAGGCAGTGATTTGCTGGAAAAATACATCGGTTGCAATAAAGTTCTGCTGACATCCTCCTGCACCGGTGCCCTGGAAATAGCACTTTCATCTTTAGGACTAAAACCGGAAGATGAAGTAATAATACCTGCTTTCGAGCATTGCTCGATTGCCAACGCATTAGCTTCTGCAGGAGTAGAGATCGTCTGGTGCGATATCCGGGAAGATACAAAAAATATCGATGAATCTTTGATCGAAGGTTTGATCACCAAAAAAACTAAAGTTATAATTCCTGTTCATTATGCCGGAATTCCCTGCGAGATCGAAAAAATTTCGGATATCTGTAAAAAAAACAACTTGTTTCTGATCGAAGATGCTGCCCAGTCGATCGGAAGCAGATTTAACGAGAAACCGGCAGGAAGTTTTGGAGATATGGCAATCACCAGTTTTCATGAAACCAAAAATGTTCATTGCGGAGAGGGTGGTGCATTAATTATCAACAATCCAAAACTGGTCACAAAAGCGGAAAAGGTATTTCAGAAAGGAACGAATCGCAAAGATTTTGATCGAGGTTTAACAGAAAATTGGACCTGGCAAATTCTTGGGAAACATTTCATGATGTCCGAATTGCAAGCCGCTTTTCTTTATCCGCAATTATTGGAATTGGAAAAAATAAATTCAAATCGACTCCAATCCTGGCATTATTATTATCAACTTTTAGCGGAGTTTTTTCCAAAAAAGAAATTACCATTTGTTCCCCAAAATGTGTCTTATAATGCTCATTTATTCTATCTGGTTTTGGAAAATTCTCAACAGCGAAAAGAGATGATCGATTTTCTCAATTCAAAAGGAATTCAAGCAGTTTTTCATTACCAGCCCTTACATCGAGCACCTTTCTGGAAAGGAAAATACAAAAATGTCCAACTTCCGGTTACGGAAAAAATCGCTGAAACCATTCTCCGCTTACCGATGTTTTATAAACTTAAAAAAGAAGAGATTGAGTTTGTGGTGAAGAATATAAAAATATCTTTGCAATGA